In endosymbiont of unidentified scaly snail isolate Monju, the following are encoded in one genomic region:
- a CDS encoding TlpA disulfide reductase family protein, translating into MPSNRLPTGRPAARLRFRRGLAWLLLGLCLNTLAVTLPQEQVLTLNDGTELPLGIYPAEGSRLLLWLPSEFGPSPRQGTLAEALAARDIEVWLPDLHAGWFLAPGRYSLNTIPPQAVAELIAQAAATGKQVFLLASGRTAALALRALRHLQLAGRSGANIAGLISIGPRLFLRTPQGGEAADFLPITTASNVPIHILQPRNAGGFWRLGRVIRMLEQGGAPVSWQVIDGVRDAFHVRDDTVPAEEAASARLPDMLATAMQLLAPSGGLPTKAAPMAGEDLAPRAAEAHELLRRYEPPHPAPKLVLARLDGRPLDLRSLRGQVVLVNFWATWCPPCIEEIPALERLYRARRDQGLTILAVAVGDPPERVRDFLASHPVRFPVLLDEQGEALKRWGVHAFPTTFVLDRAGRIRHGGFGAFAWDGPDIAPYLEPLLQDALRPALPDRPHSP; encoded by the coding sequence ATGCCCTCGAACCGCCTTCCTACAGGTCGCCCCGCCGCACGCCTCCGCTTCCGTCGGGGACTGGCGTGGCTGCTGCTGGGCCTCTGCCTGAACACCCTGGCCGTCACCTTGCCGCAGGAACAGGTTCTCACACTGAACGACGGCACCGAACTGCCGCTGGGCATCTACCCTGCCGAAGGCTCGCGCCTGCTGCTGTGGCTGCCCTCGGAGTTCGGTCCATCGCCACGCCAGGGCACACTGGCCGAAGCACTGGCGGCACGCGACATCGAGGTCTGGCTGCCCGACCTGCATGCCGGCTGGTTCCTGGCGCCCGGTCGCTACAGTCTCAACACGATTCCGCCGCAAGCGGTCGCCGAGCTGATCGCACAGGCAGCAGCCACCGGCAAGCAGGTCTTCCTGCTGGCCTCGGGACGCACCGCGGCGCTGGCCTTGCGCGCCCTGCGTCACTTGCAGCTCGCGGGCCGCTCGGGTGCGAACATCGCGGGGCTGATCAGCATTGGCCCGCGCCTGTTCCTGCGCACGCCGCAAGGCGGCGAAGCGGCGGACTTCCTGCCGATCACCACCGCCAGCAATGTCCCCATCCACATCCTGCAACCACGCAACGCCGGGGGGTTCTGGCGACTCGGCCGGGTCATCCGCATGCTCGAACAGGGCGGCGCGCCGGTATCCTGGCAGGTGATCGATGGCGTGCGCGACGCCTTCCACGTACGCGATGACACGGTGCCCGCCGAGGAAGCCGCCAGCGCCCGCCTGCCCGACATGCTGGCCACCGCGATGCAGCTGCTCGCCCCCTCGGGCGGGCTGCCGACCAAGGCGGCACCGATGGCCGGCGAGGACCTGGCCCCGCGCGCTGCCGAGGCCCACGAGCTGCTGCGCCGCTACGAGCCACCCCACCCCGCACCCAAACTGGTGCTCGCACGCCTGGATGGCAGGCCGCTCGACCTGCGTTCATTGCGAGGCCAGGTGGTGCTGGTGAACTTCTGGGCGACCTGGTGCCCGCCCTGCATCGAGGAGATCCCGGCACTGGAGCGCCTGTACCGTGCCCGCCGCGATCAGGGGCTGACCATCCTCGCGGTGGCCGTGGGCGATCCGCCCGAGCGGGTGCGCGACTTCCTGGCCAGCCACCCCGTGCGCTTTCCCGTACTGCTGGACGAGCAGGGCGAGGCGCTCAAGCGCTGGGGGGTACATGCCTTTCCCACCACCTTCGTGCTCGACCGCGCCGGGCGTATCCGCCACGGCGGCTTTGGTGCCTTTGCCTGGGACGGACCGGATATCGCCCCCTATCTCGAACCGCTGCTGCAAGACGCGCTCCGGCCCGCCCTTCCTGACAGACCCCACTCCCCCTGA
- a CDS encoding TraB/GumN family protein, producing MSQPPSSPPDTTEPLTETRIGDTPITLLGTAHVSRKSAETVRELIESGRYGVIAVELCPSRHHALSNPEALAHMDLMQVFREGKAAMVAANLAMGAYQQRLAEQYGIEPGAEMRAAMAGAEAHALPLELIDREIGITLRRTAANLGWWKRLALFSGLLVGLVSREEVDEKEIERLKEGDMLEAAFAEFAQDRQDLYEPLIAERDRYMAAKLALVAHRRPGRPILAVVGAGHLKGIAEQLPRQTDPEAEIARLDTLPPRPLWPKVLPWVIVALVLVGFWLGFSKSPELGWQMVGDWVLINGGLSAFGALFAAAHPLTVVTAFLAAPLTSLNPTIGAGMVTAAAELMLRKPQVRDFASLRHDTIEWQGWWRNRVSRTLLVFLFSTLGSVIGTYLAGFRIVERLTG from the coding sequence ATGTCCCAGCCACCGTCTTCTCCCCCTGACACTACCGAGCCGCTGACCGAGACCCGCATCGGCGACACTCCCATCACCCTGCTGGGCACGGCCCATGTCTCGCGCAAGAGCGCCGAGACGGTGCGCGAACTGATCGAGTCCGGCCGCTACGGGGTGATCGCGGTGGAGCTCTGCCCAAGCCGCCACCACGCACTGAGCAATCCCGAGGCACTGGCGCACATGGACCTGATGCAGGTGTTCCGCGAAGGCAAGGCGGCGATGGTCGCGGCCAACCTGGCGATGGGTGCCTACCAGCAACGGCTGGCCGAGCAGTACGGCATCGAACCGGGCGCCGAGATGCGCGCCGCCATGGCCGGTGCCGAGGCACATGCCCTGCCCCTGGAGCTGATCGATCGCGAGATCGGCATCACCCTGCGACGTACCGCCGCCAACCTGGGCTGGTGGAAACGCCTGGCCCTGTTCAGCGGCCTGCTCGTCGGTCTGGTCTCGCGTGAAGAAGTGGACGAGAAAGAGATCGAACGCCTCAAGGAAGGCGACATGCTGGAGGCGGCTTTTGCCGAGTTCGCCCAGGACCGACAGGATCTCTACGAACCACTGATCGCGGAACGTGACCGCTACATGGCAGCGAAACTCGCGCTGGTGGCCCATCGCCGCCCCGGACGACCGATCCTCGCCGTCGTCGGCGCCGGACATCTCAAGGGCATTGCCGAACAGCTTCCGCGACAGACCGACCCCGAGGCCGAGATCGCGCGCCTCGACACCCTGCCACCCAGGCCGCTCTGGCCCAAGGTACTGCCCTGGGTGATCGTGGCCCTGGTGCTGGTCGGCTTCTGGCTGGGCTTCAGCAAGAGCCCGGAGCTGGGATGGCAGATGGTGGGTGACTGGGTGCTGATCAACGGCGGTCTCTCGGCATTTGGCGCCCTTTTCGCCGCGGCCCATCCCCTGACCGTGGTCACCGCCTTTCTCGCTGCACCGCTCACCTCGCTCAATCCCACCATCGGTGCCGGCATGGTCACTGCCGCTGCCGAGTTGATGCTGCGCAAACCGCAGGTGCGCGATTTTGCCAGCCTGCGCCACGACACCATCGAGTGGCAAGGCTGGTGGCGCAACCGCGTCTCGCGTACCCTGCTGGTCTTCCTGTTCAGCACCCTGGGTTCGGTCATCGGCACCTACCTGGCTGGCTTCCGCATCGTCGAACGCCTCACCGGGTAA
- a CDS encoding ArsR/SmtB family transcription factor — MSEQESAKPTPVDEDPTLAANALKALAHPLRWKIVCTLGDKEMSVGEIVAHTGTSQSNISQHLEQLRNKNILTSRKEANRIYYRIRNGKLLELIGTMRSVLCPANLDDRYQGPEQD; from the coding sequence ATGAGTGAGCAGGAATCCGCCAAGCCCACGCCGGTGGACGAAGATCCGACCCTGGCGGCCAATGCCCTCAAGGCGCTGGCGCACCCGCTGCGCTGGAAGATCGTCTGCACCCTGGGTGACAAGGAGATGTCGGTGGGTGAGATCGTGGCGCACACCGGTACCTCGCAGAGCAACATCTCGCAGCACCTCGAACAGTTGCGTAACAAGAACATCCTCACCTCGCGCAAGGAAGCCAACCGCATCTACTACCGGATTCGCAACGGCAAGCTGCTGGAGTTGATCGGCACCATGCGCAGCGTGCTCTGCCCGGCCAACCTCGACGATCGCTACCAGGGCCCCGAGCAGGACTGA
- a CDS encoding efflux RND transporter permease subunit: MKRIVWILSLPALCLGWLNAMADELPTAEAVMIEVPRVYHLDGVVEAVNASTVAAQTNGQVKEVLFDVDDLVEAGSVIVVIDDSQQQAALAAARAGLKQAQALASHHLDPADLRRALQAANSTRDNIEVVTEDGEMLVQAGVFLSHAEDLGGLVVGVFDGRPVYLRDVATIREGADTPRSYVWIGAGPHASQALAEAGERPAVTIAIAEKPGTNAVDIANAVIERFEKLKGIYVPDGVEVEVTRNYGATADAKAKKLISKLIFATASVVLLLVFLTLGWREAVIVGAAVIVTLLITLFASWAWGFTLNRVSLFALIFSIGILVDDAIVVVENIHRHMSLGGKKLLEAIPQAVDEVGGPTILATFTVIAALLPMAFVTGLMGPYMSPIPINASMGMLISLVVAFVFTPWLSNRLLTPVAHRLADHPHDDQADNVLSRFFGRIMSPFLEGRRGWRNRWLLLFSVLLLIGGSVMLVVNRTVVMKMLPFDNKSEFQVVLDMAEGTTLERTAQVLGEMADYLATVPEVADYQVYAGTSAPISFNGLVRQYYLREGGNLGDIQVNLIDKHARERKSHEIALAVREPLQAIARRYGGNAKIVEVPPGPPVLSPLVAEVYGLDYAGQVKAAKAIRKVFESTRDIVDVDDSVTHPSTKGVVLVGRAKAAKLGIPQSAIVDALGIVLGGEDMTYIHAPNLKYAVPVRVRYSEGDRADLGQLLSLKVRSQTSGKLVPLSEVVRVIPAERELNIYHKDMLPVVYVTGDMAGPIDSPLYGMFAISERIGEELGMEQWFLSQPENPYDYSIKWDGEWQVTYETFRDMGIAYSVGLVLIYLLVVAQFRSYLAPLVIMAPIPLTVIGILPGHALLGAQFTATSMIGMIALAGIIVRNSILLVDFINQQLAEGIAFERAVVQAAAVRAKPIALTALAAMAGGFFILDDPIFSGLAVSLIFGLLVSTVLTLVVIPVVYYGVMCKRLPTLLERCRTA; encoded by the coding sequence ATGAAGAGGATAGTGTGGATCTTGAGCCTGCCGGCGCTGTGCCTGGGCTGGCTGAACGCCATGGCCGACGAACTGCCGACCGCCGAGGCGGTGATGATCGAGGTGCCACGGGTGTATCACCTCGACGGGGTGGTCGAAGCGGTCAACGCCAGCACCGTGGCGGCGCAGACCAATGGCCAGGTGAAGGAGGTCCTGTTCGACGTCGATGATCTGGTCGAGGCCGGCAGCGTCATCGTGGTCATCGACGACTCCCAGCAGCAGGCGGCACTGGCCGCCGCGCGTGCAGGGTTGAAACAGGCGCAGGCGCTGGCCTCGCATCATCTCGATCCCGCCGATCTGCGTCGTGCCCTGCAGGCCGCGAACAGCACGCGCGACAACATCGAGGTGGTCACCGAGGATGGCGAGATGCTGGTGCAGGCCGGTGTCTTCCTGAGTCACGCCGAGGATCTGGGCGGCCTGGTGGTCGGGGTGTTCGACGGCCGGCCGGTATACCTGCGCGACGTGGCGACGATTCGCGAGGGCGCGGACACGCCACGCAGCTACGTCTGGATCGGCGCCGGGCCGCACGCCTCGCAAGCCCTGGCCGAGGCCGGCGAGCGGCCCGCAGTGACCATCGCCATTGCCGAGAAACCGGGCACCAACGCGGTGGACATCGCCAACGCGGTGATCGAACGCTTCGAGAAGCTCAAGGGGATCTACGTGCCTGACGGGGTCGAGGTCGAGGTCACCCGCAACTATGGCGCGACAGCCGACGCCAAGGCCAAGAAGCTCATCAGCAAGCTGATCTTCGCCACTGCCTCGGTGGTGCTGCTGCTGGTGTTCCTCACTCTGGGTTGGCGAGAGGCGGTCATCGTGGGCGCGGCGGTGATCGTCACCCTGCTGATCACCCTGTTCGCCTCCTGGGCCTGGGGCTTTACCCTCAACCGGGTATCGTTGTTCGCTCTGATCTTCTCCATCGGCATCCTGGTGGACGACGCCATCGTGGTGGTGGAGAACATCCACCGGCACATGAGCCTGGGCGGCAAGAAGCTGCTCGAAGCCATTCCGCAGGCGGTGGATGAGGTCGGGGGGCCGACCATTCTGGCTACCTTTACCGTCATCGCAGCGTTGTTGCCGATGGCCTTCGTGACGGGACTGATGGGGCCCTACATGAGCCCGATCCCGATCAATGCCTCGATGGGCATGCTGATCTCGCTGGTGGTGGCCTTCGTGTTCACGCCCTGGCTGTCCAACCGCCTGCTGACACCAGTGGCACACCGCCTGGCCGATCATCCGCACGACGACCAGGCCGACAACGTGCTCAGCCGCTTCTTCGGACGCATCATGTCGCCTTTCCTCGAGGGTCGGCGTGGCTGGCGCAACCGCTGGCTGCTGCTCTTCTCCGTGCTGCTGCTGATCGGTGGCTCGGTGATGCTGGTGGTCAACCGTACGGTGGTGATGAAGATGTTGCCCTTCGACAACAAGTCGGAGTTCCAGGTGGTGCTGGACATGGCCGAGGGGACTACCCTGGAGCGTACTGCCCAGGTGCTCGGCGAGATGGCCGACTACCTGGCCACCGTGCCCGAGGTGGCCGATTACCAGGTCTATGCCGGCACCAGTGCGCCGATCAGCTTCAATGGTCTGGTGCGCCAGTACTACCTGCGCGAGGGTGGCAACCTGGGCGACATTCAGGTCAACCTGATCGACAAGCATGCACGCGAGCGCAAGAGCCACGAGATTGCGCTGGCCGTACGCGAGCCGCTGCAAGCCATCGCCCGACGCTATGGCGGCAATGCAAAGATCGTCGAAGTGCCGCCGGGCCCACCCGTGCTCTCGCCGCTGGTGGCCGAGGTCTATGGCCTGGACTACGCCGGCCAGGTGAAGGCAGCCAAGGCCATCCGCAAGGTGTTCGAGAGCACCAGGGATATTGTCGACGTGGACGATTCGGTCACTCACCCCTCGACCAAGGGCGTGGTGCTGGTGGGTCGCGCCAAGGCGGCCAAGCTGGGCATCCCGCAGTCGGCCATTGTCGATGCGCTGGGCATCGTCCTGGGTGGCGAGGACATGACCTACATCCACGCCCCCAACCTGAAGTACGCGGTGCCGGTGCGGGTGCGCTACTCCGAGGGCGATCGAGCCGACCTGGGCCAGCTGTTGTCGCTGAAGGTCCGCAGCCAGACCAGCGGCAAGCTGGTGCCCCTGTCCGAGGTGGTGCGGGTCATCCCTGCGGAGCGTGAGTTGAACATCTACCACAAGGACATGTTGCCGGTGGTCTATGTGACTGGCGACATGGCCGGCCCCATCGACAGCCCGCTCTACGGCATGTTTGCCATCTCCGAGCGCATCGGCGAGGAGCTGGGCATGGAACAGTGGTTCCTCAGCCAGCCGGAGAACCCCTATGATTACAGCATCAAGTGGGACGGCGAATGGCAGGTCACCTACGAAACCTTCCGCGACATGGGTATCGCCTACTCGGTGGGTCTGGTATTGATCTACCTGCTGGTGGTGGCGCAGTTCCGTTCCTACCTGGCGCCGCTGGTGATCATGGCGCCCATCCCGCTGACGGTGATCGGCATCCTGCCGGGACACGCTCTGCTGGGCGCGCAGTTCACCGCGACCTCCATGATCGGCATGATCGCACTGGCCGGTATCATCGTACGCAACTCCATCCTGCTGGTTGATTTCATCAACCAGCAGCTGGCCGAGGGCATCGCTTTCGAGCGCGCCGTGGTGCAGGCCGCGGCAGTGCGCGCCAAGCCCATTGCGCTCACCGCGCTGGCGGCCATGGCGGGAGGCTTCTTCATCCTCGATGACCCGATCTTCTCGGGTCTGGCGGTGTCGCTGATCTTCGGCCTGCTGGTCTCCACCGTGCTCACCCTGGTGGTGATTCCGGTGGTGTACTACGGGGTGATGTGCAAACGCCTGCCGACACTGCTGGAGCGTTGCCGCACTGCCTGA
- the zapE gene encoding cell division protein ZapE: MRLEEHYHQRLARAGHAPDSHQLAALEALQALGDRLPVTQPSAWRRWMGKRAVPPKGIYLWGGVGRGKTWLMDLFFELAPEPSRQRWHFHRFMQQVHARLAGLRERDPLQRVAREMAREARLLCLDEFHVSDIGDAMILAGLLRALFAQGVVLVTTANVPPRELYHDGIQRASFLPAIDLLEQHLEVVELGGERDFRREILAGAAIYHCPADAAADAAMASEFERIAGEAVLDGPLEINGRPMPCRRRAEGVVWFDFEALCGPPRSQHDYIELARTHHTVFLSGVPLLGASRDDRTRRFIFLIDEFYDRRVKLVMSAAARPERLYQGERLAFEFQRTISRLYEMQRSAWLALPHRG, encoded by the coding sequence GTGCGCCTCGAGGAGCACTATCATCAGCGCCTGGCCCGTGCCGGGCATGCCCCCGACTCTCACCAGCTGGCCGCGCTCGAGGCCCTGCAGGCACTGGGCGATCGCCTGCCGGTCACGCAACCGTCGGCATGGCGTCGCTGGATGGGGAAGCGTGCCGTGCCACCAAAGGGGATCTATCTCTGGGGTGGTGTCGGGCGAGGCAAGACCTGGTTGATGGATCTGTTCTTCGAACTCGCTCCCGAGCCGAGCCGCCAGCGCTGGCACTTCCACCGTTTCATGCAGCAGGTGCATGCACGCCTGGCCGGGCTGCGCGAGCGAGATCCTCTGCAACGGGTGGCTCGGGAGATGGCGCGCGAGGCACGCCTGCTGTGCCTGGACGAGTTTCATGTGAGCGACATCGGTGATGCCATGATCCTGGCCGGCCTGTTGCGCGCCCTGTTCGCGCAGGGCGTGGTGCTGGTCACCACCGCCAATGTGCCGCCGCGCGAGCTCTACCATGACGGAATACAGCGTGCCAGCTTCCTGCCGGCGATCGACCTGCTGGAGCAGCACCTCGAGGTGGTGGAGCTTGGTGGCGAACGCGACTTCCGGCGCGAGATCCTGGCCGGGGCGGCCATCTATCATTGTCCTGCAGACGCAGCGGCGGATGCGGCCATGGCCAGCGAGTTCGAGCGCATCGCCGGAGAGGCAGTGCTCGACGGGCCGCTGGAGATCAATGGCCGCCCCATGCCCTGTCGACGTCGCGCAGAAGGGGTGGTCTGGTTCGACTTCGAGGCCCTGTGCGGGCCGCCGCGCAGTCAGCACGACTACATCGAGCTGGCGCGCACCCATCACACCGTGTTCCTGTCCGGCGTGCCGCTGCTGGGGGCCTCGCGGGATGACCGCACGCGGCGTTTCATTTTCCTGATCGATGAATTCTACGACCGGCGGGTCAAGCTGGTGATGAGCGCGGCGGCGCGTCCGGAACGCCTCTACCAGGGCGAGCGTCTGGCATTCGAGTTCCAGCGCACCATCAGCCGCCTTTACGAGATGCAGCGGTCGGCCTGGCTGGCGTTGCCGCACCGGGGCTGA
- a CDS encoding ankyrin repeat domain-containing protein, with the protein MYRIALIAAFLLPLWLFACNPDSANTPEPPPPPLLEAAAAGDLARVDTLLQTDPGVDVRDACAWTPLMKAALNGHVETARRLLAAGATVEATDKGGYTPLMLAAQRGHTEMVRLLLAHGANPNRREDTEGITALIAAAREGHARTVGVLIEAGANPRLQDHHGLDALAWARQQGHTQLVELLSPGAATPARPTAASRKGG; encoded by the coding sequence ATGTACAGAATAGCCCTTATCGCCGCCTTTCTCCTGCCCTTGTGGTTATTTGCCTGCAACCCGGACTCGGCCAACACCCCCGAGCCGCCCCCACCGCCCCTGCTGGAGGCCGCTGCGGCCGGCGACCTGGCACGTGTGGACACCCTGCTGCAGACCGATCCGGGAGTGGACGTGCGTGACGCCTGCGCGTGGACCCCGCTGATGAAAGCGGCACTCAACGGCCATGTGGAGACAGCGCGCCGGCTGCTCGCAGCCGGCGCCACGGTCGAGGCCACCGACAAGGGCGGTTACACGCCACTGATGCTGGCCGCGCAGCGTGGACACACCGAGATGGTACGTCTTCTGCTGGCGCATGGAGCAAACCCGAACCGCCGGGAAGATACCGAGGGAATCACCGCCCTGATCGCTGCGGCACGCGAAGGCCATGCCCGAACCGTCGGGGTCCTGATCGAGGCCGGCGCCAACCCGCGCCTGCAGGACCATCACGGGCTCGACGCCCTGGCCTGGGCACGCCAGCAGGGCCATACGCAGCTCGTCGAACTGCTCAGCCCCGGTGCGGCAACGCCAGCCAGGCCGACCGCTGCATCTCGTAAAGGCGGCTGA
- a CDS encoding ATP-binding protein, which translates to MVRPLWHVGRWLEDAGYSRYGSVMSLRTRILLFLFIFALMPLLMAVVINLPLVLERVDSFYRQSFLQNLRQDFRDLDQHLASRDANVRLLARLPKPSLLGDEGAASSVRVDFDRARYTAWINRILDQERDIIEIRFLDADARERFWLARDPDSGLWQAPPDPLPPLPEEQLQAIRSGIVQDVAYSPVRVHLDAADPPRIVNLQMMGPVRAKSEYRGAVVITIDISGLVRRDPAILWVLDDGSYLRLPGMARSPGNAFTDHPGLEVLFARRKPVLWESGGRRMIWVPMFVTESGRPLWVGREVDLAPLEAFRSELVKRVLVIVFGLILLLLIAARILARRVEQIGSELIQGIRTTLESASPVTFDWGDTRELEQLSADLTRLSQRHAIQARRLQRSMRELEQSNRYKSEFLANVSHELRTPLNSILLLSKMLSGKDSGLCEEQREQAWVIHKAGTDLKNLIDNILDHSRIEAGKVAVYCEEVDPELLLEEVRELMQPQFDQKGLRLVIEQHPDTPPVIRSDADKIRQILKNFISNALKFTDSGEVRLIARPAQAPHAIELAVRDTGIGIPQDKQAHIFEAFQQADGSTSRRYGGTGLGLTISRQLARLLGGDLRLRSAPGQGSEFSLLLPLGCDAEVPDAGVAEDETSVAEAEGAVAGSEPPEQPEEATVPDLRGRQALLVEADVRTQLRLSQALKGWGAEVSLACDAEEALETLDEGRGMELVVLDPHLVDQDLCDRIGKMRPDGSAPLLVVLGEVPPDSCVADLADGRVLPRPLDLEALRRTLLAWKQPAENP; encoded by the coding sequence ATGGTGCGCCCATTGTGGCACGTTGGCCGGTGGCTGGAGGATGCCGGATATTCGCGCTATGGTTCGGTCATGTCGTTGCGTACCCGCATCCTGCTGTTTCTGTTCATCTTTGCCCTGATGCCCCTGCTCATGGCGGTGGTCATCAATCTGCCGCTGGTGCTCGAGCGGGTGGACAGTTTCTATCGCCAGTCCTTCCTGCAGAATCTGCGCCAGGACTTCCGTGACCTCGACCAGCACCTGGCCAGCCGCGACGCCAACGTGCGCCTGCTTGCGCGTCTGCCCAAGCCCTCCCTGTTGGGCGACGAGGGGGCGGCCAGTTCGGTGCGGGTGGATTTCGACCGCGCGCGCTACACCGCCTGGATCAACCGTATCCTCGACCAGGAACGTGACATCATCGAGATCCGTTTCCTCGATGCCGATGCGCGTGAGCGCTTCTGGCTGGCACGCGACCCCGACAGCGGCCTGTGGCAGGCGCCGCCGGACCCCCTGCCGCCCCTGCCCGAGGAACAGTTGCAGGCCATTCGCTCCGGCATCGTGCAGGACGTGGCCTACAGCCCGGTGCGCGTACACCTGGATGCGGCCGACCCGCCTCGTATCGTCAACCTGCAGATGATGGGACCGGTGCGTGCCAAGAGCGAGTACCGGGGTGCGGTGGTCATCACCATCGACATCAGTGGCCTGGTGCGCCGCGATCCGGCCATCCTCTGGGTGCTCGACGATGGCAGCTACCTGCGCCTGCCAGGCATGGCACGTTCGCCCGGCAACGCCTTCACCGATCATCCCGGTCTCGAGGTGCTGTTCGCGCGGCGCAAGCCGGTGCTCTGGGAGAGCGGCGGCCGGCGCATGATCTGGGTGCCCATGTTCGTCACGGAATCCGGGCGGCCACTGTGGGTTGGTCGCGAGGTCGATCTGGCCCCGCTGGAGGCCTTCCGCAGTGAGCTGGTCAAGCGCGTGCTGGTGATCGTGTTTGGGCTCATCCTTCTGTTGCTGATTGCAGCGCGTATCCTGGCGCGCCGGGTGGAGCAGATCGGCAGCGAGCTGATCCAGGGCATCCGCACCACCCTCGAGAGCGCCAGCCCGGTAACCTTCGACTGGGGAGACACCCGCGAGCTGGAACAGCTGTCTGCCGACCTGACCCGCCTGTCGCAACGCCATGCCATCCAGGCGCGGCGCCTGCAACGTTCGATGCGCGAACTGGAACAGAGCAACCGCTACAAGTCGGAGTTCCTGGCCAATGTCAGCCACGAGCTGCGCACCCCGCTCAACTCCATCCTGCTGCTGTCGAAGATGCTCTCCGGCAAGGACTCCGGGCTGTGCGAGGAACAGCGTGAGCAGGCGTGGGTGATCCACAAGGCGGGCACCGATCTGAAGAACCTGATCGACAACATTCTCGATCACTCGCGCATCGAGGCCGGCAAGGTGGCGGTATATTGCGAGGAGGTCGATCCCGAACTGCTGCTCGAGGAGGTACGCGAGCTGATGCAACCACAGTTCGACCAGAAGGGCCTGCGCCTGGTGATCGAGCAGCACCCCGACACGCCGCCGGTGATCCGCAGCGATGCCGACAAGATCCGCCAGATCCTCAAGAACTTCATCTCCAATGCCCTGAAGTTTACCGACAGTGGCGAGGTACGCCTGATCGCACGCCCGGCGCAGGCGCCCCATGCCATCGAGTTGGCGGTGCGTGATACCGGCATTGGCATCCCGCAGGACAAGCAGGCGCACATCTTCGAGGCCTTCCAGCAGGCCGATGGCTCGACCAGCCGGCGCTATGGCGGTACCGGCCTGGGCCTGACCATCAGCCGCCAGCTGGCGCGCCTGCTCGGCGGCGATCTGCGGCTGCGCAGCGCGCCGGGTCAGGGCTCCGAATTCTCGCTGCTGCTGCCCCTGGGCTGTGATGCGGAAGTCCCGGATGCCGGTGTTGCGGAGGATGAAACGTCGGTGGCGGAGGCGGAGGGCGCCGTCGCCGGGAGTGAGCCGCCGGAACAACCCGAGGAGGCAACCGTACCCGACCTGCGCGGACGGCAGGCCCTGCTGGTCGAGGCCGACGTGCGCACCCAGTTGCGGCTGAGCCAGGCGCTCAAGGGCTGGGGGGCGGAGGTGTCGCTGGCCTGCGATGCCGAGGAGGCGCTCGAGACGCTGGACGAGGGTAGGGGAATGGAATTGGTGGTGCTCGATCCCCATCTGGTGGATCAGGACCTCTGTGATAGGATCGGGAAAATGCGGCCGGACGGATCCGCGCCCCTGCTCGTAGTGCTGGGCGAGGTCCCGCCGGATAGCTGCGTGGCGGACCTGGCGGATGGTCGGGTGTTGCCGCGACCGCTGGACCTGGAGGCCCTGCGCCGGACCCTGCTCGCATGGAAACAGCCTGCGGAGAATCCATGA
- a CDS encoding ATP-binding response regulator, with protein MNKPYEGFKLLAVDDNPDNLFTLRTLLSRHMGVEILEASSGTEALEIAQAHPDIDLIILDVQMPEVDGFETAQLLKARKKTRDIPIIFLTAAFKSEEFQQRGYEIGAVDYLLKPIDDNQLINKVSTYFRLIEKERQLNQILEQKVAERTAELQKANQHLRKIVENMGEALFVLWPDGRIMEANPAAQRLLGYSEAELQGMSIGDVFEEEGEEQANAFMGTWLEALIRSGALKDIEAALIDRKGERVPILFSRTAITNEAGEIEEILCIAKKMRGYRKVDCED; from the coding sequence ATGAACAAGCCCTACGAGGGATTCAAGCTCCTCGCCGTAGACGACAACCCGGACAACCTGTTCACCCTGCGCACCCTGCTGTCGAGGCACATGGGGGTCGAGATCCTCGAGGCGAGCAGCGGCACCGAGGCGCTGGAGATCGCTCAGGCCCATCCCGACATCGACCTGATCATCCTCGATGTACAGATGCCCGAGGTCGATGGCTTCGAGACCGCGCAGCTGCTCAAGGCACGCAAGAAGACGCGCGACATCCCCATCATCTTTCTCACTGCCGCGTTCAAGAGCGAGGAATTCCAGCAGCGCGGTTACGAGATCGGCGCGGTGGACTATCTGCTCAAGCCGATCGACGACAACCAGCTGATCAACAAGGTCAGCACCTATTTCCGGCTGATCGAGAAGGAGCGCCAGCTCAACCAGATCCTCGAGCAGAAGGTGGCCGAGCGTACCGCGGAGCTGCAGAAGGCGAACCAACACCTGCGCAAGATTGTCGAAAACATGGGCGAGGCGCTGTTCGTGCTTTGGCCCGACGGCCGGATCATGGAGGCCAACCCGGCGGCGCAGCGCCTGCTGGGCTATTCCGAAGCCGAGCTCCAGGGCATGTCCATCGGCGATGTGTTCGAGGAGGAGGGGGAGGAACAGGCCAACGCCTTCATGGGCACCTGGCTGGAGGCCCTGATCCGCAGTGGGGCGCTCAAGGATATCGAGGCGGCGCTGATCGACCGCAAGGGGGAGCGGGTGCCCATCCTGTTCTCGCGCACCGCGATCACCAACGAGGCGGGTGAGATCGAGGAGATCCTGTGCATTGCCAAGAAGATGCGGGGTTACCGCAAGGTGGACTGCGAAGATTGA